Proteins encoded in a region of the Sulfurimonas marina genome:
- the thrC gene encoding threonine synthase produces MNFIQTRGIDPSKPKTVTFSQAILDPIASYGGLYVPEKLPELGQAFLDKHLNSSYKVLAKDMLDAFDIDIESEVIDEALNLYDKFDDAANPVPVVKVKENLYVSELYHGPTRAFKDMALQPFGIVLSSIAQKKNENYLILAATSGDTGPAALETFKNRANVRVACLYPDGGTSDVQRLQMVTEDAQNLKVIGINGVFDDAQSALKRLLASSEFKSALSEKNTKLSAANSVNFGRIIFQIIYHIHSYLELVRQNAIEMGEKVYLNVPSGNFGNALGGYYAWKMGLPVEKIIISSNENNVLTRLIKTGKYDLNGCDVVNTTSPAMDILKSSNVERILFDMFGEVRTKELMQDLEEKNVYELTADELATLRTCFDADFCNGDEGKAYIKDTFENDNYLMDPHTATCFKSYETCSDPKIKSIIYSTAEWTKFSPVIANALTGEVDAEDIIALESISNTAKLAIPAMVKELFTKEIVQKTIINKEDIEKEILDFI; encoded by the coding sequence ATGAACTTTATACAAACTCGTGGCATCGATCCATCAAAACCTAAAACAGTGACTTTTTCACAAGCTATCTTAGACCCGATAGCATCTTACGGCGGACTTTACGTTCCTGAAAAACTTCCTGAACTAGGGCAAGCATTTTTAGATAAACATTTAAACTCTTCATACAAAGTATTAGCAAAAGATATGTTAGATGCTTTTGATATCGATATTGAATCAGAAGTAATTGATGAGGCTTTAAACCTATACGATAAGTTTGATGATGCAGCTAATCCTGTACCGGTTGTAAAAGTAAAAGAGAATCTTTATGTAAGTGAACTATATCACGGTCCTACTCGTGCATTTAAAGATATGGCATTACAACCTTTTGGTATTGTACTTTCATCTATTGCACAAAAAAAGAATGAAAACTATTTAATCTTAGCTGCAACAAGTGGTGATACTGGTCCGGCTGCATTAGAGACTTTTAAAAACCGTGCGAACGTAAGAGTTGCTTGTTTATACCCTGACGGTGGAACAAGTGATGTTCAAAGATTACAAATGGTTACTGAAGATGCCCAAAACTTAAAAGTTATCGGTATCAACGGTGTATTTGATGATGCACAATCTGCTCTTAAAAGATTACTAGCATCAAGTGAATTCAAATCTGCACTCTCTGAGAAGAATACAAAACTTTCAGCGGCAAACTCTGTAAACTTCGGTCGTATCATTTTCCAAATCATTTACCATATTCACAGTTATTTAGAACTAGTACGTCAAAATGCGATAGAGATGGGTGAAAAAGTTTACCTAAACGTTCCAAGTGGAAACTTCGGTAATGCACTTGGCGGATACTATGCTTGGAAAATGGGACTTCCTGTTGAGAAGATTATCATCTCTTCAAATGAAAACAATGTATTAACACGTTTAATCAAAACTGGAAAGTATGATCTTAACGGTTGTGATGTAGTAAATACAACTTCACCTGCAATGGATATCTTAAAATCTTCAAACGTAGAGAGAATCCTTTTTGATATGTTTGGCGAAGTAAGAACAAAAGAACTTATGCAAGACCTAGAAGAGAAAAATGTTTATGAGCTTACAGCAGATGAACTAGCAACTTTACGCACTTGTTTCGATGCAGATTTCTGTAATGGTGACGAAGGTAAAGCATATATCAAAGATACGTTTGAAAATGATAACTACTTAATGGACCCTCATACTGCAACATGTTTTAAATCTTATGAAACATGTAGTGATCCTAAAATAAAATCTATTATCTACTCAACTGCAGAGTGGACAAAATTCTCTCCTGTAATTGCAAATGCACTAACAGGTGAAGTAGATGCAGAGGATATCATTGCATTAGAATCAATCTCAAATACTGCAAAACTGGCAATCCCTGCTATGGTAAAAGAACTTTTTACTAAAGAGATTGTTCAAAAAACTATTATCAACAAAGAAGATATAGAAAAAGAGATTTTAGATTTTATCTAA
- a CDS encoding toxin-antitoxin system YwqK family antitoxin, with amino-acid sequence MLKSLSLILLSTAIFANDTQFFCADPSEYIQKDNTQSSTYKNCKRNGMTYWYTDTGKVKSQVNFIDGKENGIYTSFYDNGAKKLTVKYVDGQKHDIQKIFYDNGVLGSEVNYVMGRREGVMKEWDIEGYLYSEVYYKNNYKVGLKKYYDHQGNVIKTETYKMDRNPVMQKLLKDKREEIMIDLSKYGLVPKDAPKEMRVK; translated from the coding sequence ATGTTAAAGTCTCTATCTTTAATATTGCTCTCTACTGCTATTTTTGCTAATGATACTCAGTTTTTTTGTGCAGATCCTAGTGAATATATTCAAAAAGACAATACTCAGTCATCAACGTATAAAAACTGTAAAAGAAACGGCATGACATACTGGTATACAGATACCGGTAAAGTGAAATCACAAGTTAATTTTATCGATGGAAAAGAGAACGGAATCTACACATCTTTTTACGATAACGGAGCTAAAAAACTGACTGTAAAGTATGTTGACGGTCAAAAACATGATATTCAAAAAATCTTCTACGATAACGGTGTACTTGGTTCTGAAGTTAACTACGTTATGGGAAGACGTGAAGGTGTTATGAAAGAGTGGGATATTGAAGGGTATCTTTATTCTGAAGTTTATTATAAAAACAATTACAAAGTGGGGTTAAAAAAATACTACGATCATCAAGGTAATGTTATTAAAACAGAAACATACAAAATGGATAGAAACCCTGTTATGCAAAAACTTCTTAAAGATAAAAGAGAAGAGATTATGATTGATCTTTCAAAGTACGGACTTGTACCTAAAGATGCTCCAAAAGAGATGAGAGTAAAATAA